In one Zymobacter palmae genomic region, the following are encoded:
- the hisI gene encoding phosphoribosyl-AMP cyclohydrolase: MSTVGLLKTLEQSPAGYTVALDSVLDAIPWNADGLIAAIAQQYDSHEVLMMAWMNIDTLRETLATGRVCYWSRSRQKAWRKGESSGQIQTLKQAMLDCDGDTLLLLVDQTGPACHSGRRTCFLTTLENDQAVVNSDPLISPEALYGKGH; this comes from the coding sequence GTGAGCACAGTCGGCCTACTCAAGACCCTCGAACAGTCCCCCGCAGGCTATACCGTAGCGCTGGACAGCGTACTGGACGCCATTCCTTGGAATGCGGACGGTCTGATTGCCGCTATTGCTCAGCAGTACGATAGTCACGAAGTGCTGATGATGGCGTGGATGAACATCGACACGTTGCGCGAAACGCTTGCCACCGGGCGCGTGTGTTACTGGTCACGTTCGCGCCAAAAAGCATGGCGCAAGGGCGAATCTTCCGGACAAATCCAAACCCTCAAGCAGGCCATGCTCGACTGCGACGGCGATACCCTGCTGCTGCTGGTCGATCAGACGGGGCCTGCCTGCCACAGCGGGCGCCGTACCTGCTTTCTAACAACGCTTGAAAACGATCAGGCGGTCGTCAACAGCGATCCACTGATTTCCCCCGAAGCGCTGTACGGCAAAGGCCACTGA
- a CDS encoding transcriptional repressor, with product MQHCDHSASTAELIANAEQRCLQRGTRFTPIRRRVFELISKAPGALKAYDLLDQLSDEHAAARPPTVYRALDFLIEQGLVHRIESLNAFIACSCPDHRSQFQLMICEQCGHVEELHDTRLVDMLEQVAQEQQFRLHRQTIELYGLCRRCQSGSPLNVY from the coding sequence ATGCAGCACTGTGATCATTCTGCGTCTACAGCCGAGCTGATTGCCAACGCAGAGCAGCGATGCCTTCAGCGTGGAACCCGCTTCACTCCCATACGCCGTCGGGTCTTCGAGCTGATCAGCAAGGCACCGGGTGCGTTGAAGGCCTATGATCTGTTGGATCAGCTGTCAGATGAACATGCTGCGGCCCGCCCACCTACGGTCTACCGTGCGTTGGATTTCCTGATCGAACAGGGTCTGGTTCACCGTATCGAATCGCTGAACGCTTTCATTGCCTGCTCGTGCCCTGATCACCGTTCGCAGTTCCAACTGATGATCTGCGAACAGTGCGGGCATGTTGAAGAGCTGCACGACACACGGCTGGTCGATATGCTGGAACAGGTGGCTCAGGAGCAGCAGTTTCGCCTACACCGCCAGACCATTGAACTGTACGGCCTGTGTCGCCGCTGCCAGTCAGGCAGTCCGCTGAACGTCTACTGA
- a CDS encoding pirin family protein, producing the protein MSRHDGLISWHTFSFGEYADPRHPGYSDLLVINDDRVAGGHGFGAHPHRDMEILTYVLEGALAHRDGMGSHSILYPGEIQLMSAGTGVTHSEMNASADDEVHFLQIWIVPREHDLAPRYQQRVIAPSEKNGRLALILSEDGRDDSLMIAQDVSIYIGMFGPGQKASLPLAEGRCIWLHVATGQISVNGQLVHAGDGVCIEHESHLVLKDGQDAKVIVFDLRQQPFTAR; encoded by the coding sequence GTGAGCCGACACGATGGGCTGATCTCGTGGCACACATTTTCATTCGGGGAGTATGCTGATCCGCGCCACCCCGGCTATTCGGATCTTTTGGTTATCAATGATGATCGTGTGGCCGGCGGGCACGGTTTTGGCGCTCATCCGCATCGCGATATGGAAATCCTGACCTATGTGCTGGAAGGTGCGCTGGCGCACCGCGACGGTATGGGCAGCCACTCGATTCTCTATCCGGGTGAGATACAGCTGATGAGTGCAGGCACAGGCGTCACACACAGCGAGATGAACGCCTCTGCTGATGACGAAGTGCATTTTCTGCAAATATGGATCGTTCCGCGTGAACACGACCTTGCGCCTCGCTATCAGCAGCGCGTTATCGCCCCAAGCGAGAAGAATGGCCGCCTTGCACTGATCCTGTCGGAAGATGGGCGCGATGACTCATTGATGATTGCGCAGGATGTCAGTATCTATATCGGCATGTTCGGGCCGGGGCAGAAAGCGAGCCTGCCGCTGGCCGAAGGGCGCTGCATCTGGTTGCACGTTGCCACAGGGCAGATCAGCGTCAATGGGCAGCTTGTACATGCAGGGGACGGTGTCTGCATCGAACACGAATCCCATCTGGTACTCAAGGATGGGCAGGATGCCAAGGTCATCGTGTTCGATCTACGCCAACAGCCTTTCACGGCCAGATAA
- a CDS encoding carboxylesterase/lipase family protein, whose translation MAAPEVGTALGRIRGRRTPEGVEVFKGVRYAEPPTGAHRWQPPRPARPWAGTLDALEFGPGCPQHPYVVSRKAHRVPMDEDCLRLNIWRPDGCTGQHRLPVMVWLHGGGFISGTSSPARYDGSAFARSGVILVSIDYRVGRLGFFAHPALEDDPLRGNYGLMDQIEALRWISRNIGFFGGDETNVTLFGESAGAMSIISLLTSRVSKGLFHKAIIQSGGGRHNLVPGNDWASAVARTQALAQKLGVPADKSAASLDALRAVPVERVVEGLHMGNLHERPGYCAPMIDGVLIEDEPQTLFQRGAFHRLPLLIGTTSADLGFAPPVRTLEDALAPFQHDRALYKRAYALFSHLPPAHVAQQLAADTLMAEPARFIARMVRRYQTSAWLYRFAYVPQALSDGLSGAPHGGEIEFVFDTLGTLHAPMTERDQEVATLMHGYWTAFARQGHPNGNERPHWGCFEPRENNILHIDERGVPHTAMKSPDPWAARLDLVEACVGDAY comes from the coding sequence ATGGCAGCACCGGAAGTGGGTACGGCATTGGGGCGCATTCGTGGTCGCCGCACGCCAGAGGGTGTCGAAGTATTCAAGGGCGTTCGCTATGCGGAACCTCCCACGGGGGCACATCGTTGGCAACCGCCACGCCCGGCGCGGCCGTGGGCCGGGACACTGGATGCACTTGAGTTCGGGCCTGGCTGTCCTCAGCACCCCTATGTGGTCTCCCGAAAAGCCCACCGAGTACCGATGGATGAAGACTGCCTGCGGCTGAACATCTGGCGCCCCGACGGTTGTACCGGCCAGCATCGGCTGCCCGTGATGGTATGGTTGCACGGTGGTGGTTTCATCAGCGGTACCTCATCGCCTGCGCGCTATGACGGCAGCGCCTTCGCACGCTCGGGCGTCATACTGGTCAGCATCGACTATCGCGTGGGGCGGTTGGGATTTTTTGCGCATCCTGCGCTGGAAGATGACCCGCTCCGGGGCAATTATGGCCTGATGGATCAGATCGAAGCACTGCGCTGGATTAGTCGTAATATCGGATTTTTCGGCGGAGATGAGACCAATGTCACGCTCTTTGGCGAATCAGCAGGGGCGATGTCGATCATCTCACTGCTGACCTCGCGTGTGTCAAAGGGGCTGTTTCATAAAGCGATCATTCAGTCCGGCGGTGGACGACACAATCTGGTGCCGGGCAACGACTGGGCCTCTGCTGTGGCGCGTACCCAAGCACTGGCTCAAAAGCTTGGTGTCCCGGCCGATAAGTCGGCGGCATCGCTGGATGCCCTGCGCGCTGTGCCCGTCGAGCGCGTCGTCGAAGGATTGCACATGGGGAACTTGCATGAGCGCCCCGGTTACTGTGCGCCAATGATTGACGGCGTGTTGATTGAGGACGAGCCGCAGACGCTGTTCCAGCGCGGGGCCTTTCATCGCCTTCCACTGCTGATTGGGACGACCAGTGCCGACCTTGGCTTTGCGCCACCGGTTCGCACACTTGAAGACGCGCTGGCACCGTTTCAGCATGATCGCGCGCTTTATAAGCGTGCCTATGCACTCTTTTCCCATCTGCCGCCAGCGCATGTTGCTCAGCAACTGGCGGCAGACACGCTGATGGCAGAGCCAGCACGTTTCATTGCTCGCATGGTTCGACGCTACCAGACCTCAGCATGGCTGTATCGCTTTGCCTATGTGCCTCAGGCGCTTTCGGATGGACTGTCGGGAGCACCGCATGGTGGTGAAATCGAATTCGTCTTCGATACATTGGGCACGCTGCATGCGCCTATGACGGAGCGGGATCAAGAAGTTGCCACCCTCATGCACGGTTATTGGACCGCCTTTGCGCGACAGGGGCACCCTAATGGCAATGAACGGCCACACTGGGGATGTTTCGAGCCGCGTGAAAACAACATCCTGCATATCGATGAAAGAGGAGTGCCACATACCGCGATGAAAAGCCCAGATCCATGGGCGGCGCGCCTTGATCTGGTCGAAGCCTGTGTGGGCGATGCGTATTAA
- a CDS encoding glycoside hydrolase family 28 protein has translation MTEQHASHSFANVLRTTALGSLAIAGLIDVTAAHAADTRKVAEPVAPAVCSSLTGTSTDATAAIQKALNACPAGKAVRLASGTFLSGPITIPTGRSLIVNKGAVLRAVNRASSFDNGSKTCGTLNGDGKGCNPLITMKGAKNSGIYGEGIIDGQGGVKLSDKGTTWWQLAANAKVQKKKQNAPRLIQIDNSQNITLHKITLKNSPNFHVVFKQGNGLTAWGVTINTPATARNTDGIDPISSQNVTVARSNISTGDDNVAIKANPGAGASRNMSFLNNTFGAGHGMSIGSETKDGVYDIHVNTLTMNGTTNGLRIKSDKSASGEVARVYYDHVTMANVKNQIVMDTVYENKSGSTKANWHDVYYNDVRSTTKGAVILNGTNASSTLKPTMKSVNLAAGTTWTLKNASIIK, from the coding sequence ATGACTGAGCAACACGCTTCCCACTCATTTGCAAACGTACTGCGAACCACTGCGCTGGGCAGTCTTGCCATCGCTGGCTTGATCGACGTCACCGCCGCTCACGCCGCAGATACCCGCAAAGTGGCTGAACCCGTTGCCCCGGCGGTCTGTAGTTCTCTGACAGGTACCTCAACCGACGCTACAGCCGCTATCCAGAAAGCACTGAATGCCTGCCCAGCAGGTAAAGCGGTACGCTTGGCATCCGGTACTTTCCTGAGTGGTCCGATCACCATTCCTACCGGTCGCAGCCTGATCGTCAATAAAGGGGCTGTATTGCGCGCCGTTAACCGTGCGTCGTCCTTCGACAACGGCAGCAAAACGTGCGGTACCCTCAATGGTGACGGTAAAGGTTGTAACCCGCTGATTACCATGAAAGGTGCGAAAAACAGCGGTATCTACGGTGAAGGCATCATCGACGGTCAAGGTGGCGTCAAACTGAGCGACAAAGGCACTACGTGGTGGCAGCTGGCCGCCAATGCCAAGGTGCAGAAAAAGAAACAGAACGCACCGCGTCTGATCCAGATCGACAACAGCCAGAACATCACGTTGCACAAGATCACGCTGAAGAACTCGCCGAACTTCCACGTCGTGTTCAAACAGGGTAACGGTCTGACCGCATGGGGTGTCACCATCAACACGCCTGCTACCGCACGCAACACCGACGGTATTGACCCGATCTCCTCGCAGAACGTGACCGTGGCGCGCAGTAACATCAGCACCGGTGACGACAACGTCGCGATCAAGGCCAACCCGGGCGCAGGTGCTTCGCGTAACATGTCCTTCCTGAACAACACGTTCGGTGCAGGTCATGGCATGTCGATCGGTAGCGAAACTAAGGACGGCGTCTACGACATTCACGTCAACACACTGACCATGAACGGCACTACCAACGGGCTGCGTATCAAGAGTGACAAATCCGCATCCGGTGAAGTGGCGCGCGTCTACTACGACCACGTAACGATGGCCAACGTCAAAAATCAGATCGTGATGGATACCGTTTACGAAAACAAATCGGGCAGCACCAAGGCCAACTGGCACGATGTCTACTACAACGATGTCCGTTCGACCACTAAAGGGGCTGTTATCCTCAACGGTACCAACGCTTCCAGTACCCTCAAACCGACCATGAAATCGGTCAACCTGGCGGCAGGCACGACCTGGACGCTCAAAAACGCCAGCATCATCAAGTAA
- a CDS encoding glycoside hydrolase family 28 protein, protein MFNNPACYSFKKWLPVAALSGVAIAGLMDISAARAADTRDVSEPTTPDACTTLTAAGTDATSTIQDALNACPTGQAVKLVASDSNSTFLSGPITIPSDRSLIIDKGAVLQAVNNAAAFDKGSNTCGTLNSDGKGCNALITLKNASNSGIYGEGTIDGQGGVELSDKGTTWWQLAADAKTQKNKQNAPRLVQIDNSQNITLYKITLKNSPNFHVVFKKGNGLTAWGVTIDTPSTARNTDGIDPISSQNVTVANSNISTGDDNVAVKANPDTGASRNMSFLNNTFGAGHGMSIGSETKDGVYDIHVNTLTMNGTTNGLRIKSDKSASGEVARVYYDHVTMNDVKNQIVMDTVYENKSGSTQANWHDVYYNDVCSTTKGAVILNGTNASSTLTPTMTDVNLAEGTTWTLINATVTK, encoded by the coding sequence ATGTTTAATAATCCTGCTTGCTACTCTTTCAAAAAATGGCTGCCTGTCGCAGCGCTGAGCGGTGTCGCTATTGCGGGACTGATGGATATCAGCGCGGCCCGTGCCGCAGACACACGTGACGTCTCCGAGCCAACAACGCCTGATGCGTGCACGACGCTGACGGCTGCCGGTACCGATGCTACTTCAACGATTCAAGATGCTCTGAACGCTTGTCCTACCGGTCAGGCCGTGAAACTGGTCGCAAGCGACAGCAACAGCACGTTTCTAAGTGGCCCAATCACGATTCCTTCTGATCGAAGCCTGATCATCGACAAAGGTGCCGTTTTACAGGCCGTCAACAATGCTGCTGCCTTCGACAAGGGCAGCAACACTTGCGGTACGCTTAACAGCGATGGCAAAGGCTGCAACGCGCTCATCACCCTCAAGAATGCCTCTAATAGCGGTATCTACGGTGAAGGCACTATCGACGGGCAGGGCGGTGTAGAGCTGAGCGACAAAGGCACCACGTGGTGGCAGCTGGCCGCCGATGCTAAGACGCAAAAGAACAAACAGAATGCACCGCGTCTGGTTCAGATCGACAACAGCCAGAACATCACGCTGTACAAGATCACGCTGAAGAACTCGCCTAACTTCCACGTTGTATTCAAGAAAGGGAACGGCCTGACAGCCTGGGGCGTCACCATTGACACACCGTCTACGGCACGCAATACCGACGGCATCGACCCGATCTCTTCGCAGAACGTGACCGTAGCCAACAGCAATATCAGCACCGGTGACGACAACGTTGCGGTCAAGGCTAACCCTGACACGGGCGCTTCCCGTAATATGTCTTTCTTAAACAACACGTTTGGGGCAGGGCATGGCATGTCGATCGGCAGTGAAACTAAGGACGGTGTCTATGACATTCATGTCAATACACTGACCATGAATGGCACCACCAACGGGCTGCGTATCAAAAGTGACAAGTCTGCATCGGGTGAAGTCGCGCGTGTCTATTACGATCACGTGACGATGAACGATGTGAAGAACCAGATCGTGATGGATACGGTATACGAAAACAAATCGGGCAGCACTCAAGCTAACTGGCACGATGTCTACTACAACGACGTCTGCTCGACGACGAAAGGTGCTGTCATTCTCAACGGTACTAATGCTTCCAGCACGCTGACGCCGACAATGACGGATGTCAATCTCGCCGAAGGAACCACCTGGACGCTGATCAACGCCACCGTAACCAAGTAA